The DNA window TGGTATGCGCGCCGATGCTGACCAGGGGATCTTCCGCGAACGGCTTCAACTCGTCCCAGGACATGCAGAGGTCGCTGCAAACCGAACTTTCATCGACACCGTGGCGCGCGCACAGCGCGGTGATCTCGCGCTGGATATCATGCTCGCCCGGCAAGCCGCGCAGCCAGTCATGCAGACGGTCGAACGCGGCCTGTTTGGCGGAAGGGGTCGAGGCATCGATGCGGGTCGATGCGCCGCCGATCATGGCTTCGATCGAAGCGGCCCTGGCGATCATCATTTCCAGCGCGATCCACCACAGCCTTCCCACTCCCTCCGCGAAATCGCTGGTGACGAAGACGGTGAAAGGCGCCTCGAATTCCCGCATTACCGGCAGCGCGAAATCCCGGTTGTCGCGATAACCATCGTCGAGGGTGAAGCAGGCAAAACGCCTCGAAAAGTTGCGTTCGACCAGCCGCTGATGCACTTCGTCCAGTGTGATGATATCGACATCGCGCGAACGCAGGTGCGACAACATGGCGCGCAGGAATTCCGGCTCGACCTCGAGGTGACGATTGGGCTGGAACTCGGCGTCACGGCGCGGGCGGACATGGTGCAGCATGAAAATCGCGCCGACGCCTGAGAAGATCGGCCGCAGCAGATAATGCGCCCCGCTGAAGTAAAGCGCTCCCAGTCCGGCCCGGATGACGTTATTGCGAAACTGCTTCATTCGGGAATGGCTGGCCGGTTGTGATGCGATTGCGAAACTAGCGGGAAACCGCTGAAGAAAAGGTTAGTCGGAGGGCTGCTCGCCGCCGGACTGTTCCGCGTTATTTCGGGTTTGACAGCCTCGCAAGGGTTTGTTTTCTCTCAGTTCCCAATGCCGCCGATTTGAAGTTCCTGCACGGCCTCCGCGGGTTCGCATCAGGAACGTCAAATCGAAAAGCGGCACTGGAATCATAGTATTATCAGTGCCCCCTTTGTTTCCGAAATTCGTGTCAGGGGATGCCGCGATCGCTCACGAATTTCGGAAACGGGGCACCGGGCCCCGCGGGACAGCGAATGCACGGACTTTTCAGGTGGAGCAGCAAATGGTGGCCGGGCGTGATTCCACTGGTCGTCTTTTGGGCTATCGCGGCCTGGATGAGCACCGCACCGCTGGAAGCCGATCTGGCCGCCCGCTCTACCTCGGCGCTGAAGGACACCGTGCTCGACAAGAGCAGGATCGCGGTCGCCGGCCGCGACGTCACCTTCGCCGCGGACGCATTCTCGGAAGATGGCCGTCGCAGCGCGCTGGCCGCCGTGGAAGCCGTGCCGGGCGTGCGGATCGTCAACGACGAAACCCGGCTTGTTCCCGAAGCCAGGCCGTTCGTATGGTCGGCTGAGCGGGACGTCGTCAGGGTGACGCTGGGCGGCAGTGCGCCGCTGCCGGCCAGCAAGGGAAAGTTGCTGGAGGCAGCCCGCGCCAGTCTCGGCGGCGTCGAGGTGGTCGATCAGATGAATTTGTCGCGCGGCGCGCCGCCGCAATTCGACAAAGCCGCATTGCTGCTGCTCGATCAGATCGCGAAATTGAAAGACGGCAAGATCACGATTTCCGATACCAAGGTCAGCCTCTCCGGCATGGCGCGCGATCTCGGCGGCCGGGAAGCGATCGCGGCGGCGCTGAAAAATCTCCCCGAGGGTTTTTCGGTCGCCAGCAATGAGGTCAAGGCGCCGCCTTATATCTTCCAGGCTTACAAGGATCCGGTGGCGGTGACGCTGACGCTGACGGGATATGTGCCCGACAACAATGTCCACGCCGCACTGGCAGCCGCGGCGGCGCGCAAGTTCTTCAGCGAAAAAGTAGTCGACAATCTCAAGGCGAGCGTCGGCGCGCCCTCCGGATTTGCAGCCGCCGTGGTGCCTGCGCTGGGCGCGCTGTCGAGGCTGTCGACCGGCACCCTGGTGGTGTCCGATCGGGAGGTGAAACTCTCGGGCGACGCCCTTTATGACGCGGCGGCGGCCCAGATTCGCGCCGGCCTGGCCAAG is part of the Bradyrhizobium erythrophlei genome and encodes:
- a CDS encoding polysaccharide deacetylase family protein, whose product is MKQFRNNVIRAGLGALYFSGAHYLLRPIFSGVGAIFMLHHVRPRRDAEFQPNRHLEVEPEFLRAMLSHLRSRDVDIITLDEVHQRLVERNFSRRFACFTLDDGYRDNRDFALPVMREFEAPFTVFVTSDFAEGVGRLWWIALEMMIARAASIEAMIGGASTRIDASTPSAKQAAFDRLHDWLRGLPGEHDIQREITALCARHGVDESSVCSDLCMSWDELKPFAEDPLVSIGAHTITHCNLARQTEATAGQEMAVSRARIEDALQRPIVHLAYPYGDKIAAGAREFALARSAGFKTAVTTRPGMIFPESADHLTALPRVSLNGNYQDTRIFPVLTSGAATAMWNGFRRIDAA
- a CDS encoding OmpA family protein translates to MHGLFRWSSKWWPGVIPLVVFWAIAAWMSTAPLEADLAARSTSALKDTVLDKSRIAVAGRDVTFAADAFSEDGRRSALAAVEAVPGVRIVNDETRLVPEARPFVWSAERDVVRVTLGGSAPLPASKGKLLEAARASLGGVEVVDQMNLSRGAPPQFDKAALLLLDQIAKLKDGKITISDTKVSLSGMARDLGGREAIAAALKNLPEGFSVASNEVKAPPYIFQAYKDPVAVTLTLTGYVPDNNVHAALAAAAARKFFSEKVVDNLKASVGAPSGFAAAVVPALGALSRLSTGTLVVSDREVKLSGDALYDAAAAQIRAGLAKDFPAGWQVKADISVKPAAAPVDATVCQQLFSDLLAKGKIRFDSRRTTIDPDSAGLLDRLIETALRCPTVNVEIAGHTDGDGEDGFNQALSEKRAQAVTDYLVKAGLPADRFTATGYGSTQPVASNGTDEGKAQNRRIEFVVRE